One Mus musculus strain C57BL/6J chromosome X, GRCm38.p6 C57BL/6J DNA window includes the following coding sequences:
- the Pgr15l gene encoding G protein-coupled receptor 15-like, with protein MNTSFKGVSPFLSQMESAIDWLGENISWVPSIEDQSCNHTTQNGTNISSAEWGGPTGSVRRWLGGNPHIMAKIVLTFAYAVIIVISLFGNSLVCQVFVKHKEIKKSTGLLIFNLAISDILIILLNSPFALARFLSGQWVFGRIMCHVSRFAQYCSLHVSTLTLMAVAMDRHRVILHPMKPRLTHSQCLFVVAMIWSIAVFLALPHAIYQNLFTLVNMDGDTRSYCLPSFPGPSILVSKYVDLGTFILLYILPLLVIVVTYSHLGKRLWIQNAIGDASARQLMAHYQKRKKSIRMLILIVLVFAVCWFPLNFYVVLISSAGVENDSVLFYAFHWFAMSSTCYNPFIYCWLNRSFRAKLRSISSFRMQSLFVCSNSQVQQIKPQESHELRELQTSSLLRVPLAVPEPQVFEDPSLATGDNSQVSVQGEWEDPDPTLDEEPGPSTRDTYFCIHMQTSSH; from the exons atgaaCACTTCCTTCAAGGGAGTGTCTCCTTTCCTGTCACAAATGGAAAGTGCCATTGATTGGCTCGGAGAAAATATCAGTTGGGTTCCATCAATAGAGGATCAAAGCTGCAATCACACAACCCAGAATGGAACCAATATCTCCAGTGCAGAATGGGGAGGGCCAACAGGATCAGTCAGGAGATGGCTGGGGGGCAATCCCCACATCATGGCAAAGATTGTGCTGACATTTGCATACGCTGTCATCATAGTGATATCTCTCTTTGGCAACTCCCTGGTATGCCAAGTTTTTGTCAAGCACAAGGAAATCAAGAAATCAACAGGCCTTCTCATCTTCAATCTGGCAATATCTGACATTTTGATAATCCTGCTCAACAGTCCATTTGCTCTG GCTCGTTTTCTGAGTGGACAGTGGGTTTTCGGTAGGATCATGTGCCATGTCAGTCGGTTTGCCCAGTACTGCTCCCTCCATGTTTCAACTCTTACACTGATGGCAGTTGCTATGGACCGGCACCGG GTAATTCTGCACCCAATGAAACCAAGGCTAACCCACTCCCAATGCCTATTTGTTGTTGCCATGATCTGGAGTATTGCAGTGTTCCTTGCTCTGCCTCATGCGATTTACCAAAATCTGTTCACTCTCGTCAACAT GGATGGTGATACCAGGAGCTACTGCCTCCCTTCTTTTCCTGGACCCAGCATACTGGTTTCAAAGTATGTGGACCTCGGGACATTTATCTTGTTGTATATCCTGCCACTTCTGGTGATTGTTGTAACCTACTCTCACCTAGGAAAGAGGTTGTGGATTCAAAATGCTATTGGTGATGCATCTGCTCGTCAACTCATGGCACACTACCAGAAGCGCAAGAAGAGCATCCGGATGTTGATACTTATTGTATTGGTCTTTGCAGTTTGTTGGTTTCCACTTAACTTCTATGTGGTTCTTATTTCCAGTGCAGGTGTAGAAAATGACAGTGTGCTTTTCTATGCCTTTCACTGGTTTGCAATGAGCAGCACCTGCTACAATCCTTTCATATACTGTTGGCTCAACAGGAGCTTCCGTGCCAAACTAAGATCTATATCATCTTTCAGGATGCAATCACTGTTTGTGTGTAGTAACTCCCAGGTTCAGCAAATAAAACCACAGGAGAGTCATGAGCTTAGGGAGCTCCAGACATCTTCACTGCTACGAgttcccctggctgtcccagagccCCAGGTTTTTGAAGATCCCAGTTTGGCTACAGGGGATAATTCCCAGGTCTCTGTCCAAGGAGAATGGGAAGATCCAGATCCCACTCTAGATGAAGAACCAGGGCCTTCAACTCGGGATACTTACTTTTGTATCCACATGCAGACTAGCAGTCACTAA